taaaaatgaaagcctaTGGATAAATCCCCAGAAGGttggcagcacagtgcagaaAGCCGTACCAAGAAGGGGTGCTGCACTTGCACAGTGTCCCGCATCATGTGGAATGGTTGCCAGCACTGAAAACAACTGAGCTTGCAGCTGAACTCACATGTGTCCTTTGCTAGGGCAGTTTCTCTTACTAAGTGGCTCTCTTGGTCCTGGCCAGGTTGGAATGATAGAATTGCTTTAGCGATGCTAAATGTAGCGGCTTCTCCTTCCAAGGCCAGGAAGCCAAGAGGAGGGTGGAATTTGCAGGGCAAAACCCCTTGCAGAGATCGCGAAAGATTTCATCAACTAGCTGTGAGAAAAGACTGATCCAGAGATTTTTATCCAGACCCTGAATGGAGCGAATCTGATAGGCACAGTAAACACTGGTGAAAAGGAGATGGTCAAACTCCGTTACAGGTAAAGGGGTATCAGTCAGTGAATAATATTTCAGTTGCTGCTCAATCTCTGTCGGTGTTTTGGGAACTTCATTCTCTAAAATCCAGAGGAACCGCCGTGCTGGGCGCAGGGAGGCCAGCTCTTCATCCCGCAGCTGGACCATCGTGTTGGCCTCAATCTCCAGCCCTGCCCAGAGCATCTGGAAGAGAAGAGCAGCTCGCTAACGGGAAGGCCAGCACAAAGCTTCACAGAGACGGGAGGCCACCCGCAACTCTGACAAACCTTGGGTTGGACTGAGAGAGGGACGCTCTCGACTTGCTGCCCAGGACCCTCCTCATCCTACCCGAGCCCGTCCCTGCCAGTTCCAAACCCCTTCTGCCCTGCATCTCGCCTTCCCTTTGGGCAGGTCCTGGGGGGGCGGCAGGCAGCCCAGCGAGGCGGCCAGAGGCACGACAGGCGGCAAAGCGGCCCGGCGGGCAGCcccaagctcctggcagcctCACCGCCGCCGGCAGGGTGCGGGGCACGGGGCAGTGCGGCCGGGGGCACCGCAGGTCTGCGGCCCTTCCCGGGATCAGCCCCCTCCGAGGGGGGAGCGGCGCCCGGgcggcagggcagcagcagcgggtGCCTGGCGGGGGTGTCACCTTGGCGCTCAGGGACCCTCCCAGCAAGGCCTGCGGGGACAGAGCCTCGCTGGGCTGCACCCCTGCTTCGGCAGGGCGAGTGCAGATGTGATTAGATAATCGCTGCGGTGCTTTCCAGGCCCCGGCAGCGATGCAAACACGCGGCGCATGGGAGTTCCTCTGCGCCGGCTGGGCGGGAGCGGCAGGCGGGAGCGGTGCCTCGGCCCGCAGGCGACCTCTAACAGCACGGCGGCGTCCTCCGGCCTGCGATGAACTACGTTTGCCCCGGCACCATCCTCGCTGTAAAGATGCTCATCTGGAAAACATTAGACAGAGTTTGGGAGTGCACGAGCTCAGCCCTTGTTTATTATTGTTATTCACTTGTCAGTCACGTCCTCAACATTTTTGAGCTGCCGCTCATAGTTTGCCAAATATGGCAGATGCTGACCACGAGATTTTTGATGAACAAAACAGGATCTGTAAGAGAAGCAGAAGGGTTAATGGGGGCAAGTGTAAGTGTGGGGGATGCTGAGCCTGCCCGCTTACAGAGCTAAAGCGTATGGGAGCGAAGGCACCTGCTTTGCTAGACAGCGAGGAAGCCCCTCATGCTGAGGGCTGGTTAGAGTAGGATCTTCGACTGGTGTTTTTCGTTGCTTTCTAGTTTTTCTAGGAGAAGGTAATGCTGCCCTGGGTGCCTGGAAGCTATGAGAACTTTTGGTGGTTTTATTATTTGATGCTTATCCTGGTTTTATACCTGTTCCCTAAGCATCTGCAACTGGCCACTGACAGAGACAGTAGTAGGCTAATGAAAATCGGTTCAGATCCAGTACGGCTGCTCTTATGTCCTGCTAATTCCTTTCTGGGCTGCCTGACACCACTTAAACTGGGGAAAAATTGTTACTGGGTCAGAGGAATGGGAGTTTATTAATATGAGTCATATTAATCATAAgaattcttcagttttcatttacTAATTCTTCTAAAACTTCTACTCTAACTTTGTgcatttattttgcctttatatataatttctttctcagtttaaagaaaaaaaagcagtgtcaGTCCAGGACCCTGAGAGGGAGGCTGTAACCCCTCCCTTTTCGGTGTTATCAGTGTAGTCATGTAACCAAGACCCTCTTCTACCTGTTAGAGGCTCATCCTTCAGGCCAGGAGAGATGAAACAGAGGCCCATAGGCAGCCAGTCTGAATCACAGACTGGCTCTGGGCATAAGGACTGAtgcagcagaaaggagaaggcTGGCAAGAAATAGTAAGCTCtctgacacatttttttttttacatttttgtatttataaaggCTTTTTCTAAtataagaaagggagaaaaaatatgtATTCGAGAGTTAATGTCAGGAGGTGCTTATAGAAAAAATAAGGTTtaattgtgtatgtgtgtggtgaCTACTACCAATCCACTTCCAACTTTCCATTCTCGATTAAAGCTTTTCAGGGAGATGTGCAAGCTGCCTGAAGGAgtgcactgctctcccctctgaCTAAGGAGGTTTGTttctctgcacagctgcaggCTCCCTGATCTAAGCCAGCTGCATTTTCTGGAGTGTGAGCTGGGATACTAGCTGCTGTTTCCTCCTGTGCTGTGGATGTGCTATTCAGGCTTATAGCTCAGGTAAAAATATTACTTCCTCCGAAACTTCTGGGCTTCTCTCTCAGTTAACTGATCCACATTTCACCCTCCTGTAGCTAAGTTCACAGATACCGCTACTGAAAGACATCTAATTGGATGCAAAGTCAATGAATTTGTTGAAAGCCACCAAACTGCTCTTATTAAAACTTACTGAAATTGTCTCATAAATATATGCAGTCTTagacttttttaaagaaagtaatgcaaaaataaaacaagacataacaaataatgttttaaaataataacataaaTGTCCTTTGGACATGGGAGGATGATTCCTTACTTTTTTTACCATTCAACAGGTTTTTTTCGAAAATCATCTAGAAAATTCACAAACATTATTGCAGAGGCAGACTTTTTCAGCAAAGACCCGAGAAAACTCTCCCCCTGCCAACAAAAGTAGCACAGGTCTTCATCTTGCAAGTGGGCATAAGCGTCTCCCGCACTGAACACCTGGGCACACCGTAGGAGGTAGTGCAGCTAGTAATCGTTTGTGACTGAAGGGTAAGACATTAGCACAGACTGTAAAGGGAAGTAAGACATTCAGGGAACAAGTAAGCAGCATGTACTCGGAGTAAGGCATCCTCAAAACTCTATGGAGATAAATTccttatttcttttcctcattaaGAGCAGAACCCAGCTGGGACTCCAGTTAATATGCTCTCAAACCCAGAGCTGCCTATGTCAGCACAGCTTGCTGATGCATCTGACTGTATTTGAAGAAGCAAGCAAAATGTAGCACCACTGGAATTGCACAAGCATTTGCCTAGCCAAGAAGCCACATCACTAACAGATGTCCTTCCTACCTGTCAGCCTCTGGAATCCAGCAAGTGCATACAGGATCAGCCAGGCTTTGAGCTGCACATGGGCCATGGTAGCTGTGCCCGGCAGTGGTTCACACTCGCTCTGCAGATAATGTGTGAAGTGCGAGCTGTTTGCTGTGCTCTCTTTCCTTGCTTCTTCTGATCCCAGCAGCCTCTGTTGGAACAGATCCACCTTTCTCTATTTCTGGTTCCAGCCCTGGGAAGGGCTTGCAATTGAACTTGCTGTCCCCGAAGAATATTTTCCATAATATTTTGGAAACTTGAAGACTTAGTTGTGAAGTTTTTGGCAGAATTGTTCAAGCTCTTCTTCCACAGGATAATTTTTTCACTGCAATATATTAAAGAAAGTTATTAGTTGCAAGAAATTTCACTGAACACTTTAACGCCTCTGAAGAGTGGGTGGACCTCCCAGTTCCTTCCCCCTCTACACAGTGTCTCCAtcccatctccctgacacttctACTCAGCTCCTTGacttcattttcagttttccctttTACTGAGTTTGAAAACCTGAAAGCAGTCCTGAAATGACACAAAAGGATAAGGCTGGCAGTCTGTGTGGATTCAtcgtggggcagcagcagccaaaaTGTACAAGCAGGCAGATGTCATTTGTTCAGTTCGGTAACAAACCTCCTGGAGAGAGAACTTAATATAATGACCTAGCAAACAGCAAGGATCAGAGCCAGTCAGGCTTTAGCACCTTATCATCCTCTGCTGGGACAAGACTTCTGGGTCACAGTGAGCATGGTCTGCCATAGGTGTTGTGAATTATATAGACAAAACTTCATATTACTCCTTTCACAGCAGGTATCTGTCCTAGCATACAGCTGTAATCTGCAATGGAAAACGGAAGCAGCAGAAATCTACATCTCTGTGTATGTGTTTAAAATTGCAAATCAGAGACCCAAACAAGGTAACAAAGTAAAAAgtctaaacaaacaaaataatatcTACTAATGCAAAGAAATAATGATCAAACTGATGATCTACAcatctttgcatttttattagtGCCTAGTCCCCACTCAAGCTGTTCTGTATTTCTACTGTGTACGGCACAGTATTGTCATGGGCTCACCAACAGGTTCTTGGCTGCTAGGGTTATACAAATAAGTAGTTATACCATCTCTGTCAGGTTAAAGCTGTCCTTTAGGGAAAGAAGTCTGTCTTCTGATTAAAAAGACATGTGGTGGAGCTGAGACACTCACCTTTCTCAGCAGGTTAGAGGATGCAAGTTTGCAGCGACTACTGTCACTAGATATTTTATTGAGGGTAGGGATGATGTACCAGTTAGTAAGTTGTCAATGATGTGCAAAGTAACAAATCTTCTAAAGCTTCCAGGTAGCTATACCTGGCAATATGTGGACTAACACCAGCCGTGAAGAACAGCAGCTCATAGGAAAGAGATGCAGATATTTAtcaagggggtgggggggagattgGATTTTGAGGCCCTCAAAATCTGGAGACAACCCTGTCCTCAGTTTGGATTGAAACAAGAGCTGTGTTTCTGTCATAGCCTTGGCTAGCTTAAAGTGAAGCTACCTTCTGTCAGCTTTGATTATTTTCTGCTACTTCTGCTTTAGTTACATTCCCTTCTTCAAGATGAGATATCTTTTATTGAACTGTGAATAATATGCTACTCAAGAGGCAGACTCTGATGACCCGTCTGTGTAGTGAGATTGATGTGCCTTCTGTTTTGTGCCAGAGTCCCCTGACAATCCACGGTGTACACATGACCCTGTCTAGAAGTCACATTGCAAAAAGCCTGCATCTGATGGGGGCCATGACACAGCCTCTCTTTAGAATGCATCTTCGGGGTTTTGTAGCACGTGCCAAAGGAGGAGACTAGGATTTTGGCCAACATCTGCAAGGACCACATTTGACTTTATTAACAAGAATATTTCCGAGGAACAGCATGCAACTAACATATCGAAAGGAAGATACCTGTGCTggtgagggagaagagaggaggcaCACAAATTGTGCTTAGGTGACTGATGCAGCAGCAGTCAGAAGACGAACATTAGTGACAGATGTTGCCTTGAGCTGGGGGAATTTTGCAGAATTGCTGCATCTCTCACTATCCCACACAGAAAGGTGATTGGAGAGTGTTCATAAATGTACCCTAAGCCTTACTTGTTTGTAAAGCAGCAGTAATTATTTGGGAGTTGTGCACAGAAACAAGTCTGGGTTTCTGACAGCTGCACATTGTCCCTGCATGTGCAATGTTAGGTGGTGCACCTGCTCCTCCTAAGGGATTTTTGTCTTTACCAGGTATTCACAGCTGAGTGTGCACAATCCTGCCCCCTCCACACACCCTCTGGTCATACCGTCTGTTGTAGAAGCAGTTTCAAAGTGATGTCACATCAGACAATGTTTCTGCAGGGGCACCTTAACCAGCTGAGTCATTTCCACTATGAGTTCTTGAAGTAGGAAGATGGGAAAGGAGAACAAGATCTGCAGAATCAAAATCTGCAAGAGCTTTTTGAATGTTGATCCAAACTTTTTTCCAGGTAGCTGAAGCTTTGCCCAGGACAGGAGAGAGTGCAACAGAGCGAGGAAACATCAGAGGAAGAGACTAGTGAGGTATCAGCCACCTTAATACTATGTTGCTGGGGTCATAAGTGGCAGCATCTGCTGGGAAGAATGTAGGGACAATGTGTGAAGGTGTTTGAGTCCTCTGGTTCTTACATTATAGACCTCATAACTCATGTCTGCTTTTTGGCTTATTTAGTGCCCCTGTTCATCATTATTTTGTTTGTACAGACTTTTTACTTCTTTACCCTGTTTGGATCTCTGTGATTTTCAATTTTAAACACATACATAGAGGTGACTGTACAGTTGAAGTTACACATTCTCTCGACACTGTAGAttgctgctgcttcctttttCCATTGCAGATTACAGCTGCATGCTAGGACAGGCATCCTGCCACAGGTACCCACACAGGTTGTGCTTAGAAACATATATGGTCTAGGGCAGTGCTTGTAAAACTGGAGAAACCCCTTGATTCACATGTCTGACCCAGAACTTTGGAGCTCACAGTCCCCAGCCTGGGCCTATCTAGCAGATGCTGAGGGGAGGAGgatgagggggagagggaggttaAAAAGAGGGGAAGAAGTAGATATATTTGTCACAGGGAAGGGGCGGTTTGAGTCACAAGAGGCAAAGAAGAAAGAAGTGCTTGAGGGAAGTAGGAGGGAAGCACTGTCTGTAACTAGGCAGGGCCTCCACCATGATGCTGATATTTTACAGGTATGGGGCTGTTGGCCCTTAAGCAAATggcttccttgtctttttctttcagtctgtGAGCCAGATCCACTGCTTGAAGCAGTAACAGGCTGCGCGGCAGTGACAGAGGGGACCCTGTCCCATTGCACCTGTACACAGAGGCCTCCCCATAGGCCTCACACAACTTGGAGAGGATGTAATGGGATGCAGTGGTACACATCATACTGAGCACACTGGCGCCTAGCCTGTCCTTCAGCAGTGCCATAATCTCTACTCTGCAGGAGTTCGAGGTCCATCTGAAATCCTCATCTGGATTTTGACTGTAGATTGTAAGGGCCTGTGCAGACAGAGTAGCCCCAACGCTGGTGGCTGCTCTAACACTGTCAATAGCCACATCCTCTGGGAGAGGAACCTGCTGGCCCAGCTGCAGGGATAAATGCCAGAGTTCTGGAAAACTCCAGCAAAACACACTCAGCTGGGGTAGCTCAACATGCTGTCTGTGAATCATTATGTAAGGTGTACTAGACCCTGCAGTATCAGGAAATGTCTCTTCCAAATAATGTAGCTGtgagtcagctacagcaggtacGTATCTCATTCATTGTCCTCCTACATTTGGGGAATCCAACCCAGGCTCATGGAGGCTGACAGTGtgggccaggcagggatggaggaTTTGGAAGACAACTTTGTGCTTTGACTGAGCTGACAACAGCCTTGGCTGGCATGAAGCGAGTGCCCACCAACCGCTAGGAACCCAGAGGGGGCAGGCACTGTAGGCAAGGACAACTCTTGGGGCACAGAAGCAGGGGCTCTGGAGGTAGTGTGCCAACACTGGCAATACTTTGCAAAGTTGTTTGGCCCCTAGTCTCCTGGGAGAATGTCTGGGTGAGTAAATTATGCTCTTTGTAAACTCCCAGACTTCTCTAATGACAAGAGATTGGGGTCCATTAGCAATTATTCTGCATATAAAAGACCTGCTGGATCCAATGCCTGTCCCACAGGGCTGACTACTCACACTTGAGTACCCACCATTCTTTAGCAAACCTTGCACTTTGTTTAACTTGACATGGCATTGTGTCTAAcatttctctctgtcatgtcaatCAAATTCACCCTCTGCACACATATTATGTTTAAATGGCAGTTTTCCTTCTGTTCCAGCTACCATCAGTCTTCTGGCTTATCACAgtgagaaatacatatttttatgatATGCAGACCATGAATCTTGGCATAGTGCCTCAAGCAACCTGGGATGGGGGAGGGAGAACGTAGGGGGAGAATGTGCTTTATAAAGCATtttcacagtaacagaaatgatgCCAGGAACTTTTCTCTCTTGAGCAAGAGGCATTGGCATGCAGGAAGAACCAGTGCACCAGAAAACAGAACCAGCTGTGGAACGTGTAGGAATGACTAAAAGTACATTTCCTACTTAATCAGCTCAACTGATGGAGCAGGCAGACCTGAAGTGGAGCTAGGAATTGTATAAAATCTAAAACTTCTGTTAATTTCCGtgttcccttctccttcccataAAGAGCTATAACTTTTAAGGAGAGTGGCAAATGCTATTGGTTTTAAGTGGAAAATGTTGCTCTGAGTAACATATCAAGTATTGCCAGCCACAGCAATCTGAAAcaaattaagggggaaaaaaatatttagcagGTCCAGGCTTACAAGGCTAGggtggaaacaaacaaacataaaagtTGATTCTTACCATACAGTTCAGCTCTGGGATTTTGTTCCTGCAAACAAATCACATTCTAGTCAAACTGGTTAactgccctttttcttttttcgtcCTTTATTTGAATTTCTTATTGTCCTATCCCTTCCTTCATCCCAAACCTCTAACCTCCCCCAAcccctttttttaattaatcatcttttaatttaaaaagccatAAGTGGTGCTGTGATGATTTAGAGGATCTCTACAAACAGTTGGTGAACTATTTTATGAAGTCTCATATATGATAATTTTCACACCTTAATGAAGGCAGTCAGCTTTCTGACACACAGCTGCATCATGCATTTTCTGGACTAGAGACAAGGTGACATTATTAACTGATGACTGCTATCATGTAATCTTGTTCAAACAGGTGATGGGTCAACTGAAACTACAATATTTCTCCACCTTTTTTGGAGAGTTGAGATTTTCCACAAGAACAAAGATAATGCTATTATATCATAGAACTCAAAAGATTTGGAATAGCGACAAAAAGACTTTAAATCCTTAGAGGGAGGGGAGATGTTTCTGACTGCAGGAAAAAGTATGATCAGAAGAGGCTGGAGAAAGTAAAGATCACTAGATTCTGAAAAAAACGCCAGTGTGAAGGAGTGGCATGCGAGAGGTTAcctgcagctcctccttgtgCCAGCAGAACAGACGCTGACCTAATTCCCAACGAAACAATGCAGACATTGCCACAGTTGTTTTGGTCTGCATCCACCTACTTGTGCTGTCCTAATAGCAGCTGTATTAGAACCATTTACAAAAGCTCTGCCTGTTTGCTACATTATTACGGTCTTCCCAGCACCGTCTTCCCAGCACCCGTCTCAGAGCTGAGATACTGCTGTCCATCCACTTAAGCTCCACAGCTGTTTCAGCACAGGCTCCTAGAGTTTGCACTGGTGAGAGCTCACGTTATGATTTACGTCTGCAGGAACAGCTAGAAGCAGTGTATCTAAAGTATCCTAACCACAGGAAATGCCTGGACTCTTTTCAATTTGCAAGCCAAAAAGACACAAATCCAGTGTCTTGTGACTCAAAGCAGGAGATAAACATCTACCAATTGGACTGTCAGGATTGTAAATTGCCACTCCTCATCCTGTGCTCTTCAGCTAGTTCAAAACAACATGATTTATGCAACCATGACAAGCAAGAAAGTCATATCAACATGACAGGCAAGAATGTCATATCaacttttattattataaatactATGGTAGAACAGAAAGGATAGTACCACACATATTCTCCCTTCTGCTACTACTTTGCATCTTCTTTCTTGGCTCCTGCTTCTATTTTCAGGGTTTCTGGAGCTGCACGATAGGCAGGAAATGTCTCCCAAGGACTATTCAGATCAAACTTCCGAAATTCCTGAGACAGCTCCACAGGTTCTGCCACCACCCGTTTCACCTCATCATCATACCGCACCTGTAACAGTGCAAAGGACACAGGCCAGTTGTTATCATACAGTCCCCAGCCTGAGCAGCTCTACCATTAGCTGTACCCAGTTATGACATGCTCCCAGACCACCCTCCAGAACAGGCTCTCCCAGTTCTTGTGCCATACATTGGCCACAAGTCTCTGCCACAGTTTCAATCCTCCccattattggaaaaaaaaacccaaaccctccaGATGCCACCATGGCCTCTGAACGCTCCAGGAAAACCTTCATCTTTGTTACCACATATCCCAGGCGTCCTGGCtaaccaccctgaggtaggagtgcCCAGGTTACAGTTCATATGCAGTCCACCGGGAATAACATGTTCAGTTTGTCATATGACCAAGTTCTCTTGAGCCACTGAAAACCTGTGGCCCATCCCTGTGGCACACCTGGGTACCACTCTCATGAATCTTTACCTCCGCAGTTTCTTTGGTTTCAGTTTGTGTTCTTTACGTAAAGCTCAGAACATGGGGCAAAAAGAAGACCTGAGTGAAGTGTAGGTTAGTACCAAACACTTCTGACAGGTTTGATTTGTCCTCATTGTGCCAGTCCAGATCGCCAAACCACATCTCAGGAGATGCTGCATGATCCTCACTCACAGCATTCCCTGCTATTTCTGTTCTCTTAAAA
This is a stretch of genomic DNA from Apteryx mantelli isolate bAptMan1 chromosome 4, bAptMan1.hap1, whole genome shotgun sequence. It encodes these proteins:
- the FAM180B gene encoding protein FAM180B; the protein is MAHVQLKAWLILYALAGFQRLTDEHLYSEDGAGANVVHRRPEDAAVLLEMLWAGLEIEANTMVQLRDEELASLRPARRFLWILENEVPKTPTEIEQQLKYYSLTDTPLPVTEFDHLLFTSVYCAYQIRSIQGLDKNLWISLFSQLVDEIFRDLCKGFCPANSTLLLASWPWKEKPLHLASLKQFYHSNLARTKRAT